CGGGCATTTTCAACAGTAGGGAATCCCGTCGCCAGCTATCCGTATTTCTGGCCCGAATCACTGAAAATTCCACGGGTCTCTCCATCACACTGCCGCGCATTTTGGGTGGCCGAATGGCCACATATGGTGTATTCCGTAGCAGTTCCCTTCGCTGCTGCACCAGCTTATTGTGGCCCAGTTCTTGGACAGTGGATGGCGAGATATCTTCCGCCGATTCCTCGGCATTTTGCAGCAATGGCGTTGAGTTGGTGGCAAGCTCAGGAGTTTGTGACTTTTGCGCTAGGCGCTTTTCATTTAGCCTATTTTCCGCTTGGGCCGTTCGCATTGTCATATTCGATTTCTCTTGCGTTTCATACATATCCAATGAGGCATCGCTTTTGCTCAAAATTCTGGCCATATTGCGAATGCCTTCGAATTGCTTCTGAATCTCGCTGGACTTTAGGAAACGCTCCAATCGACGCGTCGATACCCTCGCGGCTATGATAATGGGCACGGTGATGGGAAAGATCAGAAGCGGTACGGTTAGCTGCTGGAAAAGTGCCAGCGAGGAGAACAATCGACTGGCATTCAAATCGAACTCCTGATCCCGATGCAGCCACACATAAACGCCCAGAGTAACGAATGTGATCAGTACGGTGGCAATATGTGTGAGTACGGCTTgtataaagaaaaatgttcttattataattataatagtaCTTGCTGGGAATCAGGATCATACGTACCCATTAGGGTCCAGAATGTCGCATCCTTGTTGAGATACTTGAGCTCCTTTCGTCGCGCCTCTTGAATCTTTTTGAGAAATACCTCATCCCAGGCATTTAGTTTTATCACTTTAATGCCAACTAGTGTATCGTGTATTCTTTTCAAACGCTCATCGGTATATCcctgtaaaaaaaataattaatatgagtgctatataattttatagtCAGTACTTACCGCTATAACCTCTGCGTTTTTCGACATTGCATTTCCGATGAAAAACTGCAGGGGCGTCATTATCACAATGCAAGCAATGGATCCAATAACTGCACTAATTCCCAAAttcatatataataaatatatgacCACAGCTATCTGAAatgaacaataaaaatgttaaaaaaaacatGTTACTACTGAGCCATTGAAAGATTATAGAACAATAAAAAGTCCTTCAAGTCGTTTGTCTAAGAATTATTAgcaaaaatagcaaataaatatttacaaataactCGAGCAAAAGgcaactttaaataaaatcaaatttatagCCCGACTATTATAGAGcttattaaaaacatttatattcGCCTTTCCAGTCAAGCATTTCACAGACAGCAAATGCGATAAATTAGCCTCGTGTTAGCGGACATCAAATGGAGCCCAAATGGCACACAAGTTGCtcataaattacaaaaagaaaacgatTAGCCAACCAAATGGGCAAATCTCAATACAAACCTTGAAGGGAATGGCCCAGGCATAGTGGATGATCAGGAAGAATTCCATGATGTTCCGAGTGTCCTCCGTCATGTGGTTGGTGATGCTGCCAATGTCATGGCTGATATTTGGTTCTGGTTAGGAATGGAAAAAAGGATTATATTACTAGGAAAAATTCCTTATAAACTATTTGCATATAAAAGCAgtcaaaaaaacaaactgccACTTTTGATTGCCAAATGGTTCCTTTGAAACTTTACTGACTTTAAGTTAACTCGGAAGATTACAGTTTTTGTCTACATCAATGCGGATTATTATGAATAGGATTTGTTCTATAATTCCCTGATTTACTGACTCACCACTTGGATTGTCCACGTGCTCTGGCGTTGCCATGGAATCATCGTTTTTCTGTTTCTCATCCGAAGTGGAAGAAGTTGACTGAACTTGGCCCGCAGAATCACTGCTATCGCAGCCACCGTCCGCATTGAGAAGCAAACTTTTTCTATAAATTAGACCCTGTAGGGACGTTTTAATCCTGATGCCCGTCATATTGAGTATGTGCGTCGAAGCCTGGGACAAGGCGCCTTGTGTAATGGCCGCCAGCAGAACGATCCAAGCGATGCACCATCCATTCGCCAGGAGATCTGACCAGGTGCTGCTATATATACGCACCTTATCGATGTTCGTGCCGAAAACCTCGTCGAATTCGGTGCCCAGAATCCGGGAGGTGGATAGCAGAACGTTGGCCACCTCATTGCCAGGCGACTTCGCCGGCGGCTCAGAGGCCTGGGCATAAAGTTGTTCGATATATTCAACGATTTTCTGTATGGCCAACGGTCCAATCAGGGCAAATAAATCACCGGCAAGTTTCAAAATTCCACCCAGGGCAAACATTTGCCAACTGTTCTTTATATAGCAATACCACAGGGATGGGGATGAATTTGACTTTttctgaaaagaaaaaaaatccaacTAGTTAAGAGCGAGAGATGTGTGCAAATTGTATGGGGCAGCCCTACTTTCTTCTCAGTGTAAATGTACAAAAAGTGGTCGTAATGCGACCTGGCACTATCCTCCAGCTTCATTTGGCCCAAATCCTCCAGCTCCAGCGGTTCCTTGTAGCCCAGCCACAAAAGAGGTGTTAGCCACCAAAAACAGGATTTCGAATAAAATGTGGCCATGGAGTGTTTGTAGCCTATTTTGCCATAGTCATCCAAATAGTCGTCGTGATAGCACTGTGGGTTGgaaatttgttgttaattcAGTTAATTCTATAAATCACGAGAGTCCTGCGACAATTGTTAATTcgaaaagcacacacacagctaAATATTTCCGCTCATCCACacttttttgtgtatttaaatattcaactTGAGCCTTCATTTCCTACTTTGCCTGTTAGCACGGGACTCATCATGTTGCAAAGCCACAAACTggatggcaaaaaaaaagaaaatatatagaataaaCATCATAAACATTTTCGCCAAGTATGAAAGACATTAAGCTGAAAATCACCACTTAACcccaattaaaatttaaacatgCAACAACTCGCATAGCGATTTTTGGCTTCCTCTGTTGCGCCAACTTGCATTTATTAGCgcagcatttaaataaatacgttTTGGCCATTGAAATAAAcacattatttaaataaaacaatggaGTAGTTTCCATTCGCTTGGTAAGAaggaatttgaaaattttaactTGAGTAATACTATTAAGTTTTAGAACAATCTACATTGATAACTccttataaatattgtttttaaatggTTGGATTTCaggtaaataatatttaaatttaatatccATTAATCCATTTTTATTCTTTAAATACTACAAAATCTCCTAGTAAGCTTTAAAGCCATAGATTGAagatatttttcaataaatgcTCACTTCTTTGTACACAGTTAATCCGTCCAGCATTGCCAGGGACACCATGCACATGGCAGACATGGCCACCAGGCACGTCTGCAGCTCCAGGAAATCCTCGTAGCGAACCAGCTCGAAAAGTTCATTGGAGAGCAGGGCAAATGTCAACGCCTCCACCGCAGTGCTGGCATACAAAAACACTGAAATTGGCATAAAACTAGATGAGGGAACTTCTCTATTGGCCAAAAACTCACCTGTCGCCTTTTTGCGCTCCACCATTCGATGGTAGAGCATTAGCATGAGGGTCAGCAAAGTGGAGAAGAGCGCATTCCACAGCTCACCCGATCCAATGACAACCAAATAGTTGAGATCCCTGGGACTCGACTGGAAAAGTCTGTTCAGATTCCGAACATTTTGATGGGGCAAAAAGATTCTGGCCAAATCAAAGCTATTCAGGGCCAAAAGGAGTAGGGAGATCGCAGCACGTCCATTGTGGAACGTAAGCAATGTTTTATGGCATCTAGTTTAAAAGTTAAGAGGTTTATATAGATATGGATATCATCTATGATCATATATCACATAATTTTATATGGAAATCCCTCCAGATCATTTCTTACAAAGATCTCATATGGAACCACTTCAGcataataaatcataaaaatcaTGCAGCTAAATTTCTATAATTAACTGCAGtgtaaataaattcaataaatgaTATTGATTTCGTGTTCATccgcatatttatttataagaaTCCGCCCTTAAAGCAAAGTGCGTTGCAGAACCAATTGAGATTTACCCATTTGAGATACATCCCATTGAGAATACTTTGGCACGCGAtgcgttattttttttttcgaatttggAATGCCAAgttgattgttttttaatttcgctGCGGGTTGCATTCGATTTTCAATGCACTTGAAGTACGGATATCAATTATGGGATTTTGAGTGAGTTTCCGGAACAAAATAAGGGGgagataatatattttattctaaTTCTATATGTATAAATAGTTTTTCCTGTAAGGAAATACCGATCTTTTGACCTTTAGAAATTTCCGAGAACAAGTAACAATACTTCCTTTTTGGTCATAAAATTTTCACgtttactttttgtttaaacaaacaattagcAACAGTCGATTGTGTATGCAAATGACTTAAAGTGCGTgcaaaagaataaaaattaagcacttaaaatatgttttatgttaTCTTGGGCCATAAAATGCTGTCTGTGTGATTTCTAAATGAGGTAACAAACTTGAGCTCCCTAGTCATTTCTCCAGAATTCGTTTAATCTACAAAACGCATGTgctaaatttaaacaaatgtgCTCATTTGCTTCTCAAAAATATACGTATACATTTGTTGAATTTATTTACACTCTTATTTTGGACCTAATTGAGCAAGGAGTAAACTGGACATCAAACTTCTGATGATAATCATTTGAAATCCATTACATGTGACCTTATTTTCGTTTAAGAGCTTTGCACAATTTCAAGCAAAAAATCGCTTGCTCTGCTGTAAACAAAAGAAGTACATGTTTACACTTGGgtcgaaaataaacaaataaaaaaacagaGCGAAATTCACtattattttagtttaaaCTTGAAAGTGTGTCAATTCAACTCTGGCCGCCCAAGTTGCAAATATACACATATCATATATTTAAATCCCGCAAATGAATAAAACTCACTTTTTGTATCTACTGCAAACAAACATCAATCCGAAAAGTAGCagaaaaatgctgaaaaacGTAAAAACACGCCGCACACGGTCAATGCCACAGATATCTGTATTCAAATTGTCATAAATGGAGCGAACATGCCCATTCAAGTGATCACAGTGTATTATATTGAACAACTGCTTCATGATGGCCAATAAAACCATGAACTTATGGCCAAAACGCTTATTGAACACTGCAAGAAGTTTTCACTTTTccgatttcaatttaaaatcatttgTATTTCGCTCACTATTAAATCGAGTCCATAGGCAGCACTTTGAAAACTTTGCGCCCAACAGGTTGAGCAGCAAATACAGAATCGCTCAATATAAACAAACTATTTCGCAATCGGGAATATGCAGTGCAATGTGTGTTATGCCCGATCCAATtcgatatatgtacatatatatatatgtatgtacatatggatGGTACCACAATGGATTTCGTTCCAAAGCGAGAAGAGCGCGCCGCGTCCCCGGTTGCcattcaattattattattattctttttaagtaatttttgtATAAACAACACACAACGCAGAGATATGTGTGGCGCACGTTCGGCCGCGATTAAGAAATCTTCGCGAGAAGAAAAGGCCAACCGACTCCGACCGAGCGTGGCGGCTCACTAACCACACTGAGCACATACATTCTCGCCAGCAGGAAAAACGACGAAGTGCCAGTCAGCCCGAACTCGAGAAGATATTGCACtgatctgaatctgaatctgaatctgggGGATCGCGCACGTGCGCGATGGGAAAAAGCTCTTCCCACATCGCCGGAATCGTGGGGTGCCAGCCCACTGATACCATCGACCCATATATGATGCACTAAATCAACTCGAAGCGAACCAGAAGTTATaagcaattaataaatagtttgTTAAACTTTACAATAAGCAGAGAAAAACGTTTTATATTCATAAATCAAACTTAGTCTCGCACCtgatttattttcttaatcTAGAATGCCACATTAGAAGAATGGTTTAGTTTGAATTTTGTAAGAGCCTagaatacattttataaatcTGTTATTCctaagattttaattttaatttgttgtgcaATTATAACAATATGCTTAAAGATCTCATTTCTAGCCATAACTCATATCATTCTTTGGATTTAGATTAATTAGGGGGGGAATATCATGTATCACTGtttcaaaaatttaatacGCATATAAAGCCTTCGGATCTAAAAAATCTTCTGTGCAGATCTCTGGTTTTCCAAACTGATAAGACTGTCTGAAGTTTAACTTATGTAACTTATCTTATTATAACTAATAAACTCCTTTAAACTAGCTATCAGCAGTCAGCGGTAGAAACCAGCTCCATAAACGACCTAGACGGAGGAGAAGTAGTCGCAGCTGCCGCACATGTCGTATAGTTGTCCCGAAGCGGGTTCGATGAAAAATCGCAGGGCCTGAGTGCACTGAAGTTCATGGCTGGCGATTTGTTGTTGCAGCAGTATCTGCAGCTGTTCCATGTTCGCAGAGTGCTCGAAGCGGATGCCACACTCGCAGATGAAGGCACCTTTGTGATGGCGTAGGTTTTTAATCTGACAAACTGGGCATAAAACCTCCTTTTGCTGCTCATCGGGCTCTGCGTATAGCGTTTCCAGATTCTTTTCGCCCAGGGCATACCACTCGTTGACATCGGATAGTAGCTCCTCCAGAATCAGCTCCTCAAGCTCCACATCCTTCTCTAGCTCACTGAGTTCCAGGCGCAGGATTTCCCTGAGTTCGGACTGAAAAAATGGGTGGTTTATGATGGGCTTACTATGGAGATTTGTATGTCCTACCAATTGGATTTCTCGTTGGGCATCCGTGCATCTATTGCGCGTTTCTATGATGCGCTTGCGGTATTTCTACAGGGTATTTATGTGTAAGTATATTGGTACTTTAAGGGGTACACTGATGTCTTTACCTCTCGCAGCATTTCGCGAAGTCTTGGCATTTGGTTGCCCATCCGCTGTCTTTTGGCCACTTCTTGAGCATGCCGCTTTTGCTCCACGGAGGTGCGATAAACCGGGCTTTGAGTGGAGTTCATTTCGGTTTATTTGTATATGTggttattttgtttgtttttaatctttttttttaactagaTATGGTAGGTCAGTGTCGTCAATAAGGCAAGGTTCCAATTTTATAGCGCTGTTGGTGATTGATAGTGATCTAAAAAGTATACGgtattcaaaattaattaggtaaattaagtgaaatgaaGTAAATGTAAGATACGACTCATCtccacatatatataaaagattaTAAAATAAGTAGTATTACTTAACACAGCCCATGAAGACAGCTCGCACAATGAATTCATGAACTAAGGGCGGCTTAAATACACTATTAACATGTTTAACCAACTTACCTAGTAATTAGCAATCGGAAATAGTTGAAAAACACAACttttttgctaaaaaaaaaaatccgcGCAATTTGCTGTTGCTCTGCTAGTGGTGGCACTTCTTCGATAGCCCACTCCGCGGCCAGTGTGACCGTTTGGCCGATGGCGCGCGTGTCACGTGTGCACGCATTTCGCAGCACTGAAAGCAGGGTTGTACCGATTTGACAGCCCGAAGTTGGCGTATAGCACGTTTCCGGTCTTTCTTTCCCTTTCTTTTACCAGCGTGTGCAGTGACTAGTAAAAGGTTAGTGcgatattttcaataaaaataccatCCAAAGTGAAAGGAAACCGCTCAAATGCCATTGTTTTGTGCCGCCCACAGATGCCTGCTCCGGTCGTCAAGAAGCCAGCAGCGAAAAAGCTGCCCGCCGTGCCGGAATCGAAGCTGAAGTTCAGCAAGAAACAAATCTCCAAGCGAGTCGCCGAGTCGAAACGTCGCCTGAAGAAGGCCGCCGTGATTGCCCTGCGCAAGAAGGAGAACCTGGTCCGCGCCGAGAAGTACCAGAATGAGTACATCAAGGCGGAACAGCGCGAGATCAAGCTGCGTCGCTTGGCCAAGAAGCGCAACCAGTTCTACGTGCCCGCCGAGGCCAAATTGGCCTTTGTCGTCCGTATCCGCGGGTAAGTCCTCTAATGCTCCTCCATGCACAAGTCACACCAATTCATGCCCAATCCCATTAACCGCCAACAGTATCAACAAGGTGGCTCCCAAGGTCCGCAAGGTTCTGCAGCTGTTCCGTCTGAGGCAGATCAACAACGGTGTGTTCATCAAGCTGAACAAGGCCACCATCAACATGCTGCGCATCGCCGAGCCCTACATCACCTGGGGCTATCCCAATCTGAAGTCCGTGCGGGAGCTGATCTACAAGCGTGGATTCGTGAAGCATAACCGCCAGCGCGTGCCCATCACCGATAACTTCGTGATCGAGCGGAAGCTGCGTCAGGCGCACCAAATTCAGTGCGTCGAGGATCTTGTCCATGAGATCTTCACCGTGGGGCCCAACTTCAAGTACGCCTCCAACTTCCTGTGGCCCTTCAAGCTAAACACCCCCACCGGCGGCTGGCGCAAGAAGGCCAACCATTATGTCAACGGTGGTGACTTCGGCAACCGCGAGGACCAGATCAACCGTCTGCTGCGCAAGATGGTCTAAGGACTCCTTTTGATTTATGTGCTGAAACGACAACTGCAGCGGTTCGATGTAAACAGTGAGAGAAATAAAAGTTACTTTTATAAACCCACGAAATGCCGTTCAGTACAAAAACGCAGTGTTTTCGCTTCGATTCGCTGATTTAGTCATTGCGActtaaattggaaaatatcaGTGAAGAGAGAGAGGACTTTTTTAAGGAACGTTTAGTTAAATGTACCAATAGTTTCAtaacaactttaaatttagtaattttctttcattttaatGTTACATTTTTACTTTAAAGAATTCTGCGGTACTCCAGAAAGTCTTGCCCTTTGCTAAGATTAACCCCACGTTCAGTATAATTTTTTGGTTTGCTAATCGTTAATAATTCGATGTAtagcaatatttaaatttaaaatttagaCAGTTTGCTTTTGTAGGCCCattatttgaaatgaaaacacaGGATTCTTGTTAATTTGTCTACGCTCTagattgtttattgttgttctGGTCAAATTTTAAGCGCGCTTAGTGCACAACACTTAAATGCAGATAGCAAGCTAGATTCAGGGTGCCAGGGATAAAAATCGTTTGCCAATGTACACTTTATTGAATCATGGTTTGCCTTTCAGCTGGCAGTGGAtttaaatcgttttttttttttttacacacaCAATAGTCCAAAGCAGTTAGCAAacaaacataaattgtaaattcCAATAGCATGGAAATTAGTCAATAATCGGGAGGAAGCTGGCACcctttttaaatgtataatttaattaatcgTTACCACATGGAGCACATGCCGTTGTCCGCTGTTCAGATTCCCGCTTCTACTGGTGTCCACCGGCCTGCGTGGTGGTCACATGGATGTTCTGCACCAGGCGCTGGCCCCAGTACTCCTCCAAATCGAATGGCTTAAAGTTCTTCAGCTGATTGTCGGATTCGTTGCAGTACAGCACAGGTGGACCCTGTTCGTAGACCTGGAGAGAGAGCAAAGCATGAAGAGCAACCGACAATTTGGACCGGGGACCGCGAATCTCAATGGTTTTCACCATCAAAATGCTCTTGAATATTTTAGAAAGATACCTAAAGGTAACTTGTTGGACTCGAGGTTGGCTATTTCTAAACTAGATCTTGATGCCTAAAATGCATAGAATGATCCTGCTGATCGAAATTGGAATTATCCACTATCGTTTCCTATTCTTCTAAAGAAAAGATTGGACTGCAAAGTCTGAATAACGAGCAAGTGTTCACGGTCCCTGATGTCCGCGTGCGAAAAGCGAAGCAGGGTGACAAAGGAGCGGCCTTTTGGATCCAAGTAAGCTGCTCACCTTGATCCATGCCCCCCGGATGTACCGGATGAGCTCATCGTGCTGCGAGATTGGCAGGCTctgtggttgctgttgttgctgctgctgtccgGCGGCGGAGGCGTAGAGCGGATTGCTGTTGTTATGGCCACCGACGGACGGAGAGTTTCCGGCACTGTGGTTATTGTATCCCGGCGAATTGGACGCCCCCGCCGCCGAATTGTTGTTATGGTGGTGATGGTAGCTGTGCGGCGCATTGTGCCCGCTGTTCTGCCGCCTAATGTTGTAGGGATAGCGTCTAAAgcgtaaataataatatatttagttCTTATCATTAACTTTATGAAAGCGAAGCAAACTCCTTGATTGAAAGCTGCACTGTATTTGTTGTgctgatattaaaaaaaaaaaactttttatgaCCATGACCTACTTTAagcattattttaaatacagTTTAGCAAATGAGTTTTCCAAATTAACCAATTTACACTTTAATATGAACTTCAAAAACTGTCTTTTGAAATTCCTGAATTATTAAGATCCTATGGCATCTATATATGCTGGTTAATAACCTGCTAATCAAAGTAATTAGGTTAGAAATGCTTCTTCcccaatatttttaatatttaattcgcAGTTTTATATATAACAAA
The sequence above is a segment of the Drosophila melanogaster chromosome 2L genome. Coding sequences within it:
- the Ripalpha gene encoding RPA-interacting protein alpha encodes the protein MNSTQSPVYRTSVEQKRHAQEVAKRQRMGNQMPRLREMLREKYRKRIIETRNRCTDAQREIQLSELREILRLELSELEKDVELEELILEELLSDVNEWYALGEKNLETLYAEPDEQQKEVLCPVCQIKNLRHHKGAFICECGIRFEHSANMEQLQILLQQQIASHELQCTQALRFFIEPASGQLYDMCGSCDYFSSV
- the RpL7 gene encoding ribosomal protein L7, isoform A, producing the protein MPAPVVKKPAAKKLPAVPESKLKFSKKQISKRVAESKRRLKKAAVIALRKKENLVRAEKYQNEYIKAEQREIKLRRLAKKRNQFYVPAEAKLAFVVRIRGINKVAPKVRKVLQLFRLRQINNGVFIKLNKATINMLRIAEPYITWGYPNLKSVRELIYKRGFVKHNRQRVPITDNFVIERKLRQAHQIQCVEDLVHEIFTVGPNFKYASNFLWPFKLNTPTGGWRKKANHYVNGGDFGNREDQINRLLRKMV
- the CG34159 gene encoding uncharacterized protein yields the protein MDRNNGRYPYNIRRQNSGHNAPHSYHHHHNNNSAAGASNSPGYNNHSAGNSPSVGGHNNSNPLYASAAGQQQQQQQPQSLPISQHDELIRYIRGAWIKVYEQGPPVLYCNESDNQLKNFKPFDLEEYWGQRLVQNIHVTTTQAGGHQ